AGATACAAATTGACCAATCGATTACTTACGATACACTAACTCATGAGCTCAGCGTGAGTGGTAAAGTGATGCAACTACAAAAGAAAGAGGCACTGCTTTTAAAGCTGTTTTTACAGAAAAAAAATGAGATTATAACTCACGATGTTATTTACGCGACATTGTGGGATTACAACGAAGTTAGTAGTGATGATGCGCTGCGGACGTATATCAAAAACTTACGAAAAATCATAGGGAAAGAAAAAATTGTCAGTGTTAAAAAGCTGGGATATAAATTTACGACAGAGTGAGAAAAAAACACTCGTCTCATTTTTTATTCTTTATGCATTTTTTACGATTGTGTTGTTGCTCTTTTTTGCAATCTATTACTACAATACACAAAAAGATTTGATGCTTCAAAGTAAACGATTAGGATTGTCTACTTTGGCGAGTGAGCAGATTGAAAGGCTCAAAGAGGTGCATGTCAATTTTGATAAAACGAAGCGCTACCCAAGAGACACACGGTTCAAATCAGCGATTTATGATAGTACCTATCACAAGATATTTTCTCTTTTGGATCATGATGCCGATGTGGATCTGAATCAAGATATTTATATGCGCGGGAATAAAATCTTTTTTATAAAAGAGCCTGAATACTACTATTTGGGTGCCAAATATGTCGTCATTGAAGTCAAAGATAGTGGGATTTGGAAGCAAACAGTTTATAAAAATCTTGTGATATATGGTGGAGTATTTTTGTTCATGATGCTTGCGATGGGATATTTTTTGATGCATCTTATTTTAAAACCGATGAAAGAGGCCATCTCCTTATTAGACCGCTTTATCAAAGATACCACACACGAACTCAACACGCCTGTGGGTACGATTCTCTCCAATATCGAGTTGAGTGAAAACACGCATTTGGATGAAAAATTAAAAAAAAGATTGGCACGAATCAAAATCGCTGCACGCACAATCTCAAATCTCCATCAAGATTTGATTTTTCTCACGCTTGAGAATAAAATCATCTCCAAAAATGAATCGATTGATATGAAAGCGTTGATTTTAGAGCGCTTGGAGTATGTCTCTTTATTCTTAAAATCAAAAAAAATCCAAACAAAAACCCGCTTACAAGAGCAGGTGTTCCTTGAGGCAGATCGCAACAAAATAGTAAAATTAATCGATAATCTCATCTCCAATGCTATCAAATACAATAAAATCAATGGCTCATTAGAAGTCATCCTCTCAGCGCATCATCTATCGATTAAAAACAGTGGTCGGGGCATTGCCAAAGAAAAATTATCGCAGATTTTCAATCGATACGAGCGTGCGGATAAAAGTGTCGGGGGCTTTGGTATTGGCTTGAGTATTGTGAGCAAGATTGCAGAAGAGTATCATTTGAAAATTACAATTGACTCCAAAGTCAATGAATACACGGAGGTACAACTCTCATGGTGAAGATTGTCGTGCTTATATTGAGTCTCTTCATACATCTACACGCCTCAGTATATCAAGATAACTGTGTGCAATGCCATCAAAAATTGCCGGTTAAAATCGATAAGTTTTTTTATCGTTATCTTTTGAAATACAGCAGTGCCATTGAGACCAAATATGCGATGAAACTGTATCTTTTAAATCCGACAAAAGAGACGTCGATTTTAAATAAAGCGTTGTTAAACCGTTTTGGTGTGAAGCAAAAAACAACACTGAGCGAGCAGCAACTCGACGAGGCGATTGATGAATATTGGGATATTTATAAGGTATTTGGAAAATTAAAATGAATAGGATAGGATCATGAAAACGTTGATACTGCATGGCTGGGGCGGCAGTGATATGCCCCATTGGCAGAGTTGGCTTGCGGGAGAACTGGCCAAAGATTATGGTACCGTCTGTTTTCCCCTCTTAAAAGATAAAGATGCGCCAATAAAAGAGGTGTGGATGCAACAGGTCAAAGCGCTGTTGGATGATTTTAAACCCGATACCGTTGTGTGTCATTCACTGGCAAACACATTGTGGTTTCATCTGTGCCAAGCGTATGATTTGCCTGAGGTACACAAGCTGTTTTTAGTGGCACCACCGAGTTTAAAGGTCACGATTCAAGA
This genomic window from Sulfurospirillum sp. 1612 contains:
- a CDS encoding sensor histidine kinase; the protein is MLKSWDINLRQSEKKTLVSFFILYAFFTIVLLLFFAIYYYNTQKDLMLQSKRLGLSTLASEQIERLKEVHVNFDKTKRYPRDTRFKSAIYDSTYHKIFSLLDHDADVDLNQDIYMRGNKIFFIKEPEYYYLGAKYVVIEVKDSGIWKQTVYKNLVIYGGVFLFMMLAMGYFLMHLILKPMKEAISLLDRFIKDTTHELNTPVGTILSNIELSENTHLDEKLKKRLARIKIAARTISNLHQDLIFLTLENKIISKNESIDMKALILERLEYVSLFLKSKKIQTKTRLQEQVFLEADRNKIVKLIDNLISNAIKYNKINGSLEVILSAHHLSIKNSGRGIAKEKLSQIFNRYERADKSVGGFGIGLSIVSKIAEEYHLKITIDSKVNEYTEVQLSW
- a CDS encoding RBBP9/YdeN family alpha/beta hydrolase — encoded protein: MKTLILHGWGGSDMPHWQSWLAGELAKDYGTVCFPLLKDKDAPIKEVWMQQVKALLDDFKPDTVVCHSLANTLWFHLCQAYDLPEVHKLFLVAPPSLKVTIQEVATFFPVEVPRNLHASDVVLITSTTDPYMSQDEANDLAHQLGVTHKILDQAGHINADSGFGVWDDILDMIKRDD